A genome region from Methanobacterium sp. includes the following:
- a CDS encoding cobaltochelatase subunit CobN has protein sequence MRRQVTKHMILLTTCLVFALVLSGTVAAEDSQGGGLDDSTTLQSTSEQSNNNNSGSCEVDPRIYGVIKENTTLANGATITIKNPTTNAIIASGTTNSTGEYDISFISNLTEFKVEIAYLTYKNFTTTVTPTGLPIPTANLNHTFMPSQMLKTAKMVVVIGGYGFSPLQKILDAYKELNLEGYYFDLKVFYQADLAFDPAARERFANELKTANIFFMTSGFSSTQPQSFTEITQLIDSSLPNDATIVQTGAYYLGSRNKTTYSYGFGGSYSKTTIKKVFLHILKLGGTISNSTNTTFTPEAGEDLMYHPDASTTFKNLTEYMQWYTAAGKLKPNGIWIGFAFDYVNILTGDLKVMDAIIRDLESKGINVIPLGQCTPLSHTGQEQFDIYRDAFYMNGTPLISALIVQSHSSGIPRSINMYKEMNIPIIGAMMIGQTTLADYLKNSTGITGGYELNLWTIGPELAGRVGNVLVGGLEVLGVDEMTGMEIKLFTPYQPGVTQLCNMAIAWGNLKKEVNSLKKLALVYIDNTHDETMPVAAGLNLPESLSNIIAALTASGYNLGSYGNINATELLALINDHGRNPLNYTQNDLLNLIQKGAITITKEEYLQWYSQLPSSLRTQVEAVWGPAPGNMMVYQDKIVIPGMILGNVFLGPQPIWKWNGTISSLYDSENLPPTHQYIAFYLWMQNKFQADAYVQVGDHGTLELLPGHSLGMTADDWPNTLIGYMPHIYIRNMAGEDATASKRRAYALIITHLTPAVANTQLYGSLGEMHDLLTSYQDAYDRNDTDRMAALKPQILNKVNSEPGLSERLGITSTTSFGLVFNKVHDYLHTIMSEVTTYGLHTFGELPDNETLEKFIDAIIAFDPVNRTSRRDEIHNLLVQSASNEMNSFLSALSGGYIVPGTAGDPVRSLDSLPAGRNKYTFDPRKVPDAAAMTIGGSTTETMLQRYKETHGNNTYPETVAVPVSGGEVMLTYGQSIASIFYLLGVKPVYSSGMVVGVDVIPLSTLGRPRIDILIQASSSLRDACPDVVRLIDEALEKVALLNESTELNYVRKHYLEAMPALEAELKADGKSDADAKVMAERLARARIFGLPPGADPHGVGVARLMNSDSWTEEELAETYLEYNSYVYGNNLDGISGTYGRIIMEKLLKTVDTTMVVSPSGISGQHAYFGSATISSVVKYLTNRDIDSFIIVPQGSKVLTLKESMYDDLTLTLFNPSWRDALLREGPSGGATIALRIRGLFRTDALKDIVSTASWQRIANDYLFNSNIFSQFSSDQQKMIANAIYQANQRGMMQLSSSQADQLSQMLGVPVNGMTTTTTSTSTSTGGQSSSASPGSVGQSSAGVSYQASSAGASSEVSADTSEAGDQSGGETGKSYEVSKATPQGAEDTPWGMYAIVGIVSVLALAGVGFFFKGNKFGQ, from the coding sequence TTCTACTAACAACATGCCTTGTTTTCGCATTAGTGCTATCAGGAACGGTAGCAGCAGAAGATTCACAGGGAGGTGGGCTGGACGATAGTACAACTCTTCAAAGTACTTCTGAACAATCAAATAACAACAATTCAGGTTCTTGTGAGGTTGATCCCCGGATTTATGGTGTGATTAAGGAAAATACCACACTGGCTAATGGGGCTACCATAACCATCAAGAACCCAACCACCAACGCAATAATTGCCTCTGGAACCACCAATTCCACAGGTGAATATGATATCAGTTTCATATCCAACCTCACAGAGTTCAAGGTGGAAATCGCCTACTTAACGTATAAGAATTTCACAACCACAGTGACACCAACTGGACTGCCAATACCAACTGCAAATTTGAACCATACCTTCATGCCATCCCAAATGCTAAAAACAGCTAAAATGGTTGTTGTTATTGGGGGTTATGGATTTAGTCCTCTGCAAAAAATATTGGATGCGTATAAAGAACTAAATCTGGAAGGATATTACTTTGATCTGAAAGTTTTTTATCAAGCAGATTTAGCATTTGATCCAGCTGCAAGGGAAAGATTTGCCAATGAACTAAAAACAGCCAATATATTCTTTATGACTTCCGGATTTTCTTCAACCCAACCACAATCATTTACAGAAATTACACAATTAATAGATAGTTCTCTACCCAACGATGCTACAATAGTTCAGACTGGCGCCTACTATCTTGGTTCAAGGAATAAAACAACCTATTCCTATGGATTTGGAGGTAGTTACAGTAAAACAACCATTAAAAAAGTCTTTTTGCATATTCTAAAACTCGGTGGAACAATAAGCAATTCAACAAACACCACATTTACTCCTGAAGCGGGTGAAGACCTAATGTACCATCCAGATGCCAGTACGACATTCAAAAATCTCACTGAATATATGCAATGGTACACCGCAGCAGGCAAACTAAAACCAAATGGAATATGGATTGGATTTGCATTTGATTATGTAAACATTCTGACTGGGGATCTAAAAGTTATGGATGCTATTATCCGTGACTTAGAATCAAAAGGAATTAATGTAATTCCTTTAGGCCAATGCACACCATTAAGCCACACAGGACAAGAACAGTTTGACATATACCGTGATGCTTTCTACATGAATGGCACACCCCTAATAAGTGCTCTGATTGTTCAAAGCCATTCAAGTGGAATTCCCAGAAGCATTAACATGTACAAAGAGATGAACATTCCAATTATTGGAGCAATGATGATCGGTCAGACCACCCTCGCAGATTACCTTAAAAACAGTACAGGAATAACCGGCGGATATGAACTGAACTTATGGACTATCGGCCCAGAACTCGCTGGACGTGTGGGTAATGTACTGGTCGGTGGACTGGAAGTACTTGGAGTAGACGAGATGACCGGTATGGAGATAAAACTATTTACCCCCTATCAACCCGGTGTAACTCAACTGTGTAATATGGCGATTGCCTGGGGCAATCTGAAAAAAGAAGTTAATTCTTTGAAGAAACTGGCTTTGGTCTACATTGACAACACTCACGATGAAACAATGCCCGTGGCTGCCGGTTTGAATCTTCCAGAAAGTCTCAGTAACATAATAGCAGCTCTCACAGCCAGCGGATATAACTTGGGTTCCTACGGAAACATAAATGCTACTGAACTACTGGCTCTCATTAATGATCATGGACGAAACCCACTCAATTACACTCAGAACGACTTATTAAACCTGATTCAAAAAGGAGCAATAACCATTACTAAGGAAGAGTATCTACAATGGTATTCGCAACTTCCCAGCTCCCTAAGGACACAGGTTGAAGCTGTATGGGGTCCTGCTCCTGGAAACATGATGGTTTATCAGGATAAGATTGTCATTCCAGGTATGATTCTGGGCAATGTATTCCTTGGACCGCAACCAATCTGGAAGTGGAATGGAACAATATCCAGTCTTTATGACAGTGAAAACTTACCGCCAACTCATCAGTACATAGCATTCTACCTTTGGATGCAGAATAAGTTCCAGGCCGATGCATATGTACAGGTCGGTGACCATGGTACTCTTGAGCTTCTACCTGGACACAGTCTTGGGATGACAGCTGATGACTGGCCTAACACTCTCATCGGGTACATGCCACACATCTACATCCGAAACATGGCTGGAGAAGATGCAACAGCATCCAAAAGAAGAGCATACGCATTAATAATCACTCACCTAACGCCTGCTGTGGCAAACACACAGTTATACGGCAGCCTGGGAGAAATGCACGATCTTTTAACTTCATATCAGGATGCTTATGATCGCAATGACACTGATCGGATGGCCGCATTAAAACCTCAGATACTAAACAAAGTCAACAGTGAACCCGGATTAAGTGAAAGGCTGGGAATAACTTCAACCACCAGTTTTGGGCTGGTATTTAACAAGGTGCATGACTATCTCCACACTATAATGAGTGAGGTCACAACTTATGGTTTACACACCTTTGGTGAGTTACCTGACAATGAAACACTGGAGAAATTCATTGATGCTATAATTGCCTTTGATCCTGTAAACAGAACCAGTAGAAGGGATGAAATACATAACTTACTCGTACAAAGTGCTTCTAATGAAATGAATTCATTTTTAAGTGCTTTAAGTGGGGGGTACATTGTTCCTGGAACTGCTGGAGACCCAGTACGTTCATTGGATTCATTACCTGCAGGACGAAATAAGTACACTTTCGACCCTAGAAAGGTTCCAGATGCTGCAGCTATGACAATTGGGGGTAGCACCACTGAAACCATGCTTCAGCGTTACAAGGAAACACACGGTAATAACACCTACCCTGAAACAGTGGCTGTTCCCGTTAGTGGGGGAGAGGTAATGCTCACTTATGGTCAGAGCATAGCCAGTATATTCTATTTATTAGGTGTAAAACCAGTATACAGCAGCGGCATGGTTGTAGGTGTGGACGTAATCCCATTAAGTACTCTGGGAAGACCTAGAATAGACATATTAATCCAGGCTTCATCTAGTCTACGGGATGCATGTCCAGATGTCGTTCGTTTAATTGATGAGGCCTTAGAAAAAGTAGCACTTTTAAATGAATCTACAGAATTGAATTACGTCAGAAAACACTACCTAGAAGCAATGCCTGCACTGGAAGCAGAGCTCAAGGCAGATGGGAAAAGTGATGCCGATGCTAAGGTTATGGCTGAGAGATTAGCAAGAGCAAGGATATTTGGCCTGCCACCAGGTGCTGATCCACACGGGGTGGGAGTCGCAAGACTAATGAACTCCGATTCATGGACAGAAGAGGAATTAGCAGAAACATATCTGGAATATAACTCCTATGTCTATGGGAATAACTTGGATGGAATATCAGGCACCTATGGTCGAATTATCATGGAAAAACTGCTGAAAACTGTGGACACAACGATGGTTGTAAGTCCCAGTGGTATTTCAGGGCAACACGCTTACTTTGGTTCAGCAACCATAAGTAGTGTGGTAAAATACTTAACCAACAGGGATATAGACAGCTTTATAATCGTACCTCAAGGTTCCAAGGTTTTAACCTTAAAGGAATCTATGTATGACGACTTGACCTTAACTCTGTTCAACCCCTCTTGGAGAGATGCACTCTTAAGAGAAGGTCCTTCTGGCGGTGCAACTATTGCTCTTAGGATTAGGGGTCTTTTCCGTACAGATGCTCTGAAAGATATTGTTAGCACTGCATCCTGGCAGAGAATTGCTAATGACTACTTGTTTAACAGCAACATCTTCAGTCAGTTCAGCTCTGATCAGCAGAAAATGATTGCAAATGCAATTTACCAGGCTAATCAGCGTGGTATGATGCAACTTTCATCAAGTCAGGCTGATCAGTTGTCGCAGATGTTGGGTGTGCCTGTTAATGGTATGACTACCACTACCACATCTACATCTACATCTACTGGTGGGCAATCATCGTCTGCAAGTCCTGGTTCTGTTGGCCAATCTTCTGCTGGTGTGAGTTATCAGGCCAGTTCCGCTGGTGCGAGTTCTGAGGTCTCTGCTGATACATCTGAAGCTGGTGATCAATCTGGAGGTGAAACTGGGAAATCATATGAGGTTTCCAAAGCCACTCCTCAGGGAGCGGAGGATACTCCTTGGGGTATGTATGCCATTGTTGGAATCGTTTCTGTACTAGCTCTAGCTGGTGTTGGATTCTTCTTCAAGGGCAATAAGTTTGGTCAATAA
- a CDS encoding cobaltochelatase subunit CobN, protein MRKQVILLVTCFVFTLALSGAVAAEDSQGGGLNDSTTLQSEQSNGNSNGSSVGDDPRIYGVIMNDTTPASGANITIRNPTTGDVVAFGTTNSTGEYDISFISNLTEFNVKISYLTYLYTTTVTPTGTPVLTANLNYTFVPSKMLKDVKMVIFVAGSRVGVVDRVMNDVYLSSLLPEGYYFDLKIFSEDTLSTDDTVLQRFAEELKTSNILLLVNIGTNTFTAHLAPYALQMPAGSKVYQIGGSTGVLQGVNVTSLSYSSAINANLSPENIKRSMLAVLKQYNAVSSTINTTIITLPTEFVYHPDTSDIFTTREDYVNWYISAGKYKADGPWVALLFHTWYYGANDLAAYNALIYALEERGCNVIVPIFSNFITTANTFFLVNGTPAIDVLITHLHSGLNDNASMAMFETLNVPVLSPVHVFLQDTLDGYLECSNGLTGNELTTWIITPEIGGRIEPILIGGSKSVGVDPVTGADIKMFYPYQPGIDQLADRAYAWGSLKNKLNSEKKLALIYFDNTHDEGMPTGGSLNIEASLTNIVKTLASEGYNLGSLNVNNLTPEILLELIKDHGSNLVNYTQQDLADLIQKGAPTMTVERYLQLYNALPAKLRQEVEAVWGPAPGTLMIYNGLIVFPGIMVGNIFMGPQPIWKWNGSSSSLDNDTLPPTHQYIAFYLWLQDDFDADAVVHTGEHGTLELLPGHTSGMTADDWSNTLIGEMPNIYIYSGANDNAKRRAYAVIISHLTPPVVESTLYGNLLEMHDLINSYIEAYDTNDTQRMSLIKTQILTKINNENGLSERLGINSTTNFGIVINRLHDYLHELQALLTPYGLHTFGELPDNETLEKFISAIIAFDPTNRTGQHDYILNLLNQSVINEMTSLLDALNGGYITPGVAGDPVRDLTSLPTGKNAYSFDPRKVPDASATAIGNAAIESVIQQYLADNNGNFPETVGTSIRGGEVISTNGESIATIFYLLGVKPVYLSGTVVGTEVIPLENLTITINGVTFQRPRIDVMVSASVSFINVCPNIIELIDNAIKQVALLNESTEMNYVRKHYLAMMDQLETELLSQGVSQAEAETQAERLARARIFGLPPGADPHAMGTARILRSSDTWTDDELAEAYLEYESYLYGVGLSGINGRSVMEKLLMTVQTTMVINPRETNAATGPTYRGITMMEFMVKRITGNTITSYVVNTANARIDGNTVTGVNVKTLNEALYDSITLTLFNPVWREGMLKEGSAGQRRMALTIRTMYTLNLNGAINSATWQQIADMYLFGQNALTDPMARAMIADVLYQVNNRGMTQLSSSQADQLSQMLGVPVKGQTTTTPTSTTSGQSTSSPGVAGISSAGVTSQSSSAGVSSEVSADTSEAGDQSEGETGKAYEVSKATPQGAEDTPWVMYALVGIVSVLALAGVGFFFKGNKFG, encoded by the coding sequence ATGAGAAAACAAGTGATTTTACTAGTGACATGCTTTGTTTTCACATTAGCATTATCTGGTGCAGTAGCAGCAGAAGATTCACAGGGAGGTGGGTTGAACGATAGTACAACTCTTCAAAGTGAACAATCGAATGGTAACAGTAACGGAAGTTCTGTTGGTGATGATCCCAGGATTTATGGTGTAATCATGAATGATACCACACCAGCAAGTGGGGCTAATATAACCATCAGAAATCCTACTACTGGAGATGTTGTTGCTTTTGGAACCACCAATTCCACTGGTGAGTATGATATCAGTTTCATATCTAATCTCACCGAGTTCAATGTGAAAATATCCTACTTAACCTATCTGTATACAACCACGGTAACACCTACCGGCACACCAGTACTCACTGCAAACCTCAACTATACTTTTGTACCATCCAAAATGCTTAAGGATGTGAAGATGGTTATTTTTGTTGCAGGCAGTAGGGTGGGAGTGGTTGATAGGGTGATGAATGATGTTTACTTAAGTAGTCTGCTCCCAGAAGGATATTATTTTGATTTGAAAATATTCTCTGAGGATACATTATCCACTGATGATACGGTATTACAGAGATTTGCAGAGGAATTAAAAACATCGAACATTTTACTACTGGTCAATATAGGTACCAATACCTTCACAGCCCATTTAGCACCCTATGCCCTTCAAATGCCCGCGGGTTCCAAAGTTTACCAGATAGGTGGATCTACCGGTGTTCTCCAGGGTGTAAATGTGACATCATTGTCATATTCATCCGCGATCAATGCTAATTTAAGTCCTGAAAACATCAAAAGATCTATGCTTGCAGTGTTAAAACAGTACAATGCCGTTAGCAGCACGATTAATACCACCATAATCACATTGCCCACAGAATTTGTATATCACCCTGATACGTCAGATATATTCACTACGAGGGAAGATTATGTCAATTGGTACATCTCCGCAGGAAAATACAAAGCAGATGGGCCATGGGTAGCACTGTTATTCCATACTTGGTATTATGGTGCCAATGATCTGGCAGCTTACAATGCTTTGATTTATGCACTGGAAGAAAGAGGATGCAATGTTATAGTGCCAATTTTTTCCAACTTCATAACCACAGCCAACACATTCTTTTTGGTAAATGGAACACCAGCTATTGATGTCCTCATTACTCATTTACACAGTGGTTTAAACGACAATGCCAGTATGGCAATGTTTGAAACACTAAATGTACCTGTTTTAAGTCCAGTGCATGTGTTCCTTCAAGATACTCTTGATGGGTATTTAGAATGTAGTAATGGGCTTACTGGTAACGAGTTAACAACCTGGATAATCACTCCAGAAATAGGTGGCCGTATTGAGCCAATATTAATTGGAGGATCAAAAAGCGTGGGAGTTGACCCGGTAACTGGTGCAGATATAAAAATGTTCTATCCATATCAACCGGGCATAGACCAGCTGGCTGACCGTGCCTATGCATGGGGAAGTTTAAAAAATAAATTGAACAGTGAGAAAAAACTAGCGCTGATCTACTTCGACAACACTCATGATGAAGGTATGCCTACGGGTGGCAGTCTGAATATTGAGGCCAGTTTAACTAATATAGTTAAGACCCTGGCATCAGAAGGATACAACCTGGGATCTCTTAATGTTAACAATTTAACTCCTGAAATCTTACTGGAACTTATCAAAGATCATGGCAGCAATCTCGTAAACTACACACAACAAGATCTGGCAGATCTTATCCAGAAAGGCGCACCAACCATGACTGTGGAAAGATACCTTCAGTTATATAATGCTTTACCCGCAAAACTACGTCAGGAAGTTGAGGCAGTTTGGGGTCCAGCACCTGGAACTTTGATGATCTACAATGGTCTGATAGTGTTCCCAGGTATCATGGTGGGCAACATCTTCATGGGCCCACAGCCAATATGGAAATGGAATGGAAGTTCATCCAGCCTGGACAATGACACTCTACCTCCAACTCACCAGTACATTGCCTTTTACCTGTGGCTGCAGGATGATTTTGATGCAGATGCAGTGGTTCACACGGGTGAACACGGTACATTAGAGTTACTCCCGGGACATACTAGTGGTATGACTGCTGATGACTGGTCAAATACTCTAATTGGAGAAATGCCAAATATCTACATTTACTCTGGTGCCAATGACAACGCTAAAAGACGTGCATATGCGGTGATTATCTCTCACTTAACTCCACCTGTTGTTGAATCAACATTGTATGGTAATCTTCTGGAGATGCATGACCTCATAAATTCATATATAGAAGCCTACGATACTAACGACACACAAAGAATGAGCCTTATAAAAACTCAGATCTTGACTAAAATCAACAACGAGAATGGATTAAGTGAAAGACTTGGCATAAATTCCACAACCAACTTTGGAATAGTTATTAACCGGCTGCATGACTATCTGCATGAACTACAAGCATTACTAACTCCATACGGTCTGCATACCTTTGGAGAACTACCCGACAATGAAACACTAGAAAAGTTCATCAGTGCCATCATAGCTTTCGATCCAACCAATAGGACTGGGCAACATGATTATATCCTCAATCTGTTGAATCAGAGTGTGATTAATGAGATGACTTCCTTACTGGATGCTTTAAATGGGGGTTATATCACGCCGGGTGTTGCTGGAGATCCAGTCCGTGATCTGACATCGTTACCCACCGGAAAAAATGCCTATTCATTCGATCCAAGAAAGGTACCTGATGCATCCGCCACTGCAATAGGTAATGCAGCTATAGAATCAGTGATACAGCAATATCTAGCAGATAACAATGGAAATTTCCCAGAAACTGTTGGAACATCCATACGTGGAGGGGAAGTAATAAGCACTAATGGTGAAAGCATTGCCACAATCTTTTATTTATTGGGTGTAAAACCCGTCTATCTTAGTGGGACTGTGGTGGGAACCGAAGTTATTCCATTGGAGAATTTAACCATAACCATTAATGGTGTAACTTTCCAGAGACCAAGAATTGATGTAATGGTCAGTGCTTCAGTGAGCTTCATAAACGTATGTCCTAATATAATAGAGCTGATTGACAACGCTATCAAGCAAGTAGCTCTGTTAAACGAGTCTACTGAAATGAATTACGTGCGAAAACATTATTTGGCAATGATGGATCAATTGGAAACAGAACTATTATCACAGGGAGTAAGTCAGGCTGAGGCAGAAACTCAGGCCGAACGTCTGGCCCGAGCGAGAATATTCGGTTTACCTCCTGGTGCTGATCCTCATGCAATGGGAACTGCCCGAATTTTACGTTCTTCTGACACGTGGACTGATGATGAACTAGCAGAAGCTTACCTGGAATATGAATCATATCTCTATGGTGTGGGATTAAGCGGTATTAATGGACGTTCAGTGATGGAAAAACTGCTCATGACTGTGCAGACCACAATGGTAATAAATCCTCGTGAGACCAACGCCGCAACTGGACCAACCTACCGTGGCATAACCATGATGGAATTCATGGTCAAACGCATAACCGGTAACACCATAACCAGTTACGTTGTTAACACTGCTAATGCCAGAATTGATGGGAATACAGTAACTGGTGTAAATGTGAAAACTTTGAATGAAGCCTTGTATGACAGCATTACCCTGACTCTGTTTAATCCAGTGTGGAGAGAGGGTATGTTGAAGGAAGGTTCTGCTGGTCAACGACGTATGGCTCTAACCATCCGTACCATGTACACCTTAAACCTCAACGGTGCCATTAATTCTGCTACTTGGCAACAGATAGCAGATATGTATTTGTTTGGTCAAAATGCGCTCACTGATCCTATGGCAAGGGCAATGATTGCAGATGTACTTTACCAGGTAAATAATCGTGGTATGACTCAGCTATCATCCAGTCAGGCTGATCAGTTATCGCAGATGTTAGGAGTGCCTGTCAAGGGGCAGACCACAACTACTCCAACCTCTACTACAAGTGGACAATCAACATCCAGTCCCGGTGTTGCTGGTATCTCATCGGCAGGTGTGACTTCTCAGTCCAGTTCTGCTGGTGTGAGTTCTGAGGTCTCTGCTGATACATCTGAAGCTGGTGATCAATCTGAAGGTGAAACTGGGAAAGCATATGAGGTTTCCAAAGCCACTCCTCAGGGAGCGGAGGATACTCCTTGGGTTATGTATGCCCTTGTAGGAATCGTTTCTGTACTAGCTCTAGCTGGTGTTGGATTCTTCTTCAAGGGCAATAAGTTTGGTTAA
- a CDS encoding FmdE family protein produces MRKQGVILVIATLMALILCGAVSATDSSTSGGEGNLSDVNTSEVVDPILWVNVSYEYADDKINPEIEVTDSNNDSVAFDKTKYSDTLYKLNFTYEGVVNGTLFNVKISAPGYINQTQKMAVNQAGTDPEFVGIATFNLQATENYKLGREVTAAADKLLDFASADDVLCITTAGLAYRNGTTTEDCLEGVLNGSHGEISYGQGNLLTFQSIRTDPVDFCFIVRNGSELTAAFFKNGTLTPAYLGTFSAIDQTLWENTLVPVLGDNAFGYVSIANAWKKGLSTDILRQAAYHGHVCLGTIGGQAMVSLLLKYFPPGIYGDDGELEATSYRAIGVPGNSDDDAFGYSLDLTTGKRSYVGYFTAEDSVVGFIRWCASTNLGTLIIMKFNEDTVTQLFKQETGITAYSGIAAELLFNSWLIDKLENDPDSLAEIILVFENITPAIHNNLTGGVDSKNVVTDALGLDMDYILGLGLTNVAEQRVATNYTTGNLTQEQIKQIGIDAANMAIALFAADGITLEIDNSKLTVFTSAGYVRVNGQVVDMTMDGLYQILGSRLSRATLLPVHTARYNQLYFQFSFENANRTVTTKTIYYDPESGNLTAKNESACNIEQVILYDPPYDALMAWLWHNHVCGGSAPGYYITNYIYDNFPIGENESYSYIGTSISCRDDIYSYLLGISPGEGSYLSQRMTTDSNGKTIGILSIYDSETDTTRIIVLEYNGPIFKEGSNIYEEWIRIYKGDYSSPNLLSGPSVVITKDTYTNGRGAWNNLGSGGDGDVIGAAMSLANLSRADVIRMRGGSQTGGSTSGTGLISSSNGSGTGLSGLSNGSNASGVNVSAATVTNSTTSSVGTQPGEAKAYEVTQASAEGSEGTPWGLYAIVGVIAVLVLGGVGFFFKGNLFGR; encoded by the coding sequence ATGAGAAAACAAGGAGTAATACTAGTAATAGCGACTTTGATGGCACTAATTCTTTGTGGAGCAGTTTCTGCTACGGATTCATCTACTAGTGGAGGTGAAGGTAATCTTTCTGATGTAAATACTTCTGAAGTTGTTGACCCCATTCTTTGGGTGAATGTAAGTTATGAGTATGCAGATGATAAGATTAACCCTGAAATTGAAGTAACAGATTCCAATAATGACAGTGTAGCTTTTGACAAGACAAAGTATTCCGATACGCTCTACAAGTTGAACTTCACTTATGAGGGTGTTGTTAATGGAACTCTTTTCAACGTGAAAATAAGCGCTCCAGGTTACATTAACCAGACTCAAAAAATGGCAGTTAATCAGGCAGGCACAGATCCAGAGTTCGTTGGAATTGCAACCTTCAACCTGCAAGCCACCGAGAACTACAAACTGGGTCGAGAAGTCACTGCGGCTGCAGACAAGTTACTAGACTTTGCAAGTGCAGATGACGTCCTATGCATAACCACTGCTGGTTTGGCTTACCGAAATGGCACCACCACTGAAGACTGTTTGGAAGGTGTTTTAAATGGTTCACACGGTGAGATTAGTTATGGTCAGGGCAACCTCTTGACATTCCAATCAATCCGAACCGATCCTGTTGATTTCTGTTTCATTGTAAGGAATGGAAGTGAGTTAACTGCAGCGTTCTTCAAAAACGGCACATTAACCCCAGCTTATCTGGGAACTTTCTCTGCCATTGACCAGACATTATGGGAAAATACATTAGTCCCAGTCTTAGGTGACAACGCCTTTGGTTACGTTAGTATTGCCAACGCATGGAAAAAAGGACTCTCTACTGATATACTGAGGCAGGCTGCCTACCACGGTCATGTCTGTTTAGGTACCATCGGTGGACAGGCCATGGTAAGTCTTCTTCTCAAATATTTCCCACCCGGAATATATGGGGATGATGGGGAATTAGAAGCAACCAGTTACAGGGCTATAGGTGTCCCCGGTAATTCAGATGATGATGCATTTGGCTATTCTCTGGATTTAACAACAGGAAAACGTTCATACGTTGGATACTTTACTGCTGAAGACAGTGTGGTCGGATTCATCCGATGGTGTGCATCGACCAATCTGGGAACCCTCATAATAATGAAATTCAATGAAGACACTGTTACTCAGTTGTTCAAACAAGAAACAGGTATAACTGCGTATTCTGGAATAGCTGCAGAGTTATTGTTTAATTCATGGTTAATAGACAAATTAGAAAACGACCCAGACTCCCTGGCGGAGATAATATTAGTTTTCGAAAATATAACCCCTGCAATTCACAACAACCTGACTGGAGGGGTGGACTCTAAGAATGTGGTCACAGATGCCCTTGGATTAGACATGGACTACATACTGGGTCTGGGCCTAACTAACGTCGCAGAACAAAGAGTTGCCACCAACTACACCACTGGAAACTTAACTCAGGAGCAGATCAAACAGATCGGAATAGACGCTGCTAATATGGCAATTGCACTATTTGCCGCAGATGGGATCACTTTAGAGATAGATAATTCTAAACTCACTGTCTTCACTTCTGCCGGTTACGTTCGTGTCAATGGACAGGTGGTGGACATGACCATGGATGGTCTTTACCAGATCCTTGGATCCCGCCTCAGCCGAGCAACCCTACTTCCAGTACACACCGCTAGATACAATCAGTTGTACTTCCAGTTCAGTTTCGAAAATGCCAACAGAACTGTGACCACTAAAACCATTTACTACGATCCAGAATCAGGAAATCTCACTGCGAAAAACGAATCAGCATGCAACATAGAACAGGTAATCCTCTACGATCCACCCTACGATGCATTAATGGCCTGGTTATGGCACAACCATGTCTGTGGTGGTAGCGCTCCAGGATACTATATCACCAACTACATCTACGACAACTTCCCTATTGGAGAAAACGAAAGCTACTCTTATATAGGCACTTCTATCAGCTGTAGAGATGATATATATTCTTACCTCTTAGGAATTTCTCCAGGAGAAGGATCATACCTAAGTCAGAGAATGACCACTGATTCAAATGGTAAAACTATTGGAATTCTCTCAATCTATGACAGCGAAACCGACACAACCCGAATAATCGTTTTAGAATACAACGGTCCAATATTCAAAGAGGGTTCCAACATCTATGAAGAATGGATACGGATTTACAAAGGAGATTATTCGTCACCAAACTTGCTTTCTGGGCCATCGGTGGTAATAACGAAAGACACATACACAAATGGTCGCGGAGCCTGGAATAACCTGGGTTCTGGGGGTGATGGTGATGTTATAGGTGCTGCTATGTCCTTAGCTAACCTTAGCAGGGCGGATGTTATCCGTATGCGTGGTGGTTCACAGACTGGTGGATCAACTTCGGGAACTGGATTAATCAGTTCATCCAATGGAAGTGGAACTGGTTTAAGTGGATTATCTAACGGGTCTAATGCTTCCGGCGTTAATGTCAGTGCAGCCACTGTAACTAACTCAACCACTAGTTCTGTTGGAACTCAACCTGGTGAAGCAAAAGCCTACGAAGTTACTCAAGCCAGTGCAGAAGGTTCAGAAGGAACTCCATGGGGGCTTTATGCCATTGTTGGAGTGATAGCTGTTCTAGTGTTAGGTGGAGTTGGATTTTTCTTCAAAGGCAATCTGTTTGGTAGATAA